In the genome of Microcoleus vaginatus PCC 9802, the window GGAAGAAACCCGGTTTCTGGGGATGATGCGAGGCTACTGCCGCACCATCACAGACTTAATTACAGCATTCGGCTGATATTTATTAGTCTGATAAAATCCCCCTTGACCAGCCCCATAAACTCCCCCAAATTGTTTGCCTTCAGCCTTGGGAACAAACATAATGTTTCTAGTGGGTTGCTTGGCAAATAAAACCCCTTCTCTCATCTCATTATCCACGTTATAAGATAAAGTAGCCTTGCCGTAAATTGCCTCAGCTTGTTTCAGAGTCATTCCCGGTCCGACGCCCTGAACTGTTTTATAATTGGCATTTTCAGTCATCAAAAGTTCAATGACATCGGTATCTTTTAGCTTTGTTCCCGCAGCATAAATAACCCGATATTGCACTTTTCGCGACTGGGTGACAGCCACAGCATCAAAGTCTACCATAAAAGGAGACTGTACCTTAAACTGTGCTGTGGAACCCAGAGCCTTTTTCAATTGTCCGAAAGTCATCCCCACCTTCGCCGATCCAATTCCGCGATCGGAAATTGTTAAACTTGCAGAAGGTGTTTTTTGAGCAGCATTTGCCGCTTCTCCCAGCACATTTGTAGCCCCAGGCGCAGTGGAACCGGGAGTCGAAATTAAGGTGAGGTAACTGCCGATCGCCAATAAAACGGCTATCATTGATCCAGACAAAACTTTAACATTCAACATGACTAATTCTCCTAGATTTCAAATGCGACTATCTACCCGCATCTTTTGGGCTATACTGGGCCTCACCCTCCTACTTTGGATTCTCAGAGGTGTTGGCCTCTTGACATTCATTCCCGGTGGTGTCATTTGGATACTGATTTTGCTTTCTTTTGTTGCGGGCATCCTCAGCACTTTACTCCGTAGGTAAGCCAGCATCCGGCAAATAACAAATAACAAATAAAAATTAACCAATTATTTTAATTGTGATTGTTTCATTGCCTTGCCCACCGTCACATTTAATTGAGCGCCGCTCAGCATCACCAAAGAAGAAAGATTGAGCCACAGCAGCAACACAATAAAAGTTCCGATCGTCCCGTAAGTCCAAGTGTAATTGCTTAAATGCAAAACATAAAACCGAAATAAAGCTGAAAATAGCGCCCACAAAATAGCAGCAAAAACAGCTCCCGAAAAAATAGGAATATCTGGTTGACGGCGGCTAGGCCCGTAGCGGTAAACAAAGGCAAAAGCCAGTGATACAATTCCCAAAGAAATCGGCCACCGCCACAGACGCCAAACAGCTAACAGTTGCGATTCCAAAGGGCAATTGCTGGCGAGGAGCAAGCAATTTTGGACATCTTTTAAATCGCAAGTGGCAACGGACTCCAGCAGGCAACTCTGGCGGGCAATAGCTTGTACAATTAAGTCGCTGACAAATACTACTCCCGATGCCAGAATCAATAGTATAATTGTGCCGATACTCAGCGCCAGAGAAATAAGTTTGGCTTTCCAAAAGGGTCGAGTTCGATCGCTCGGGATTTCATGGATGCGATCGAGTGCAGCCATCGCCGCGCTCATTACTCCAGAAAATGCCCAAATCGCCACAAGAAAGCTCACGGAAAACAGCCCTTTATTGCGAGTTAACAGAATTTCTTTGATTAAGCCGCGAATCAAATTCCGAACGTTATCGGGTATTACCTCCCCCAAAAGGCCCGCGAGTTGATAAAGTGTTGACTGCAAAGGTTCAAAGAGAGCGATCGCAGATAAGATAGCCAACAGCCCCGGAAACAGCGCCAGCATAGAATTGTAGGCCATTTGCGCCGACAGCCCCGGCAAGCGCTGCTCTCCCGCCTTAGCGCCGACTTCCTTGAGCGTGCCCCAAGTCAAACACCGACAAAACAGCCAAAAACCACCAACTTTCCTTTTGAGAGCTCGAAGCAGCCTTAAAAGCGCCTTAAACAAAGCTAAAATCAGGTAGCGCAACCAGTAAAAAATGTTCATAGCGCACAGGAAACGGGGCGAAAGATGAGGTAACACAAGTCGTTAATTAATTAAGCCATTATCAACTCGCAATTGCCAATTCCCAATTGCCAATTCCCAATTCCCCAATCTAAAATCTAAAATCTAAAATCTAAAATCAATATTATGGCTCAGGATGTCAGACAGTGGTTAGATGAAATCAAGCGGCTGCAACAGCAGTTAACAGAAGTTTCGCGCGATCGCGATGAGGCCGGTGAAAGTGCTGCTCAGTGGCGCCAACTCTACAATACCGAAGCCGAGCAGCGGCGGAATGATGCTAAATTAACTCAGCAAAGCATCGCTTCTCTGGAAGCACAAATAGAGCAATTACAAAGTTTCTCCCCCATTGTGCCCGAAGAGGATGATGCTGGGGTTGCTCGCCAGGAGGAAATCGCACAACTGCAAACCGTAGGCGAACTTAAAGCTAAGTTAGCAGAAGTTCTCCAAGAGCGCGATCGCGCGATCGAACAAGTTAAACAACTCACTCAAGCCCTCAAACAAGAAGAAGCCCGCCACGCTGAAACTAGCAAAAATTTAACTAGCGCCCTCGGAGATGCTGTTGACTTGCTCACGAAAGCCCA includes:
- a CDS encoding YihY/virulence factor BrkB family protein; amino-acid sequence: MNIFYWLRYLILALFKALLRLLRALKRKVGGFWLFCRCLTWGTLKEVGAKAGEQRLPGLSAQMAYNSMLALFPGLLAILSAIALFEPLQSTLYQLAGLLGEVIPDNVRNLIRGLIKEILLTRNKGLFSVSFLVAIWAFSGVMSAAMAALDRIHEIPSDRTRPFWKAKLISLALSIGTIILLILASGVVFVSDLIVQAIARQSCLLESVATCDLKDVQNCLLLASNCPLESQLLAVWRLWRWPISLGIVSLAFAFVYRYGPSRRQPDIPIFSGAVFAAILWALFSALFRFYVLHLSNYTWTYGTIGTFIVLLLWLNLSSLVMLSGAQLNVTVGKAMKQSQLK